The proteins below are encoded in one region of Citrobacter enshiensis:
- the ppnP gene encoding pyrimidine/purine nucleoside phosphorylase, translating to MLQSNEYFSGKVKSIGFTSSSTGRASVGVMAEGEYTFSTAAPEEMTVVSGALNVLLPGETQWKVFAAGEVFNVPGNSEFHLQVAEPTSYLCRYL from the coding sequence ATGCTACAAAGCAATGAGTACTTTTCCGGCAAAGTGAAATCAATCGGTTTTACCAGCAGCAGTACTGGTCGCGCCAGTGTCGGCGTTATGGCGGAAGGTGAATATACCTTTAGTACCGCGGCCCCTGAAGAAATGACGGTGGTCAGCGGTGCGCTGAATGTTCTGCTACCGGGCGAGACCCAGTGGAAAGTGTTTGCCGCAGGCGAGGTGTTTAACGTTCCCGGCAATAGCGAATTCCATCTGCAGGTGGCAGAGCCGACCTCTTATCTTTGCCGCTATCTGTAA
- a CDS encoding AroM family protein: protein MSASLAILTIGVVPMSEVLPLLTEYIDEQHISHHSLLGKMSREDVMADYAVAPGDEPLLTLLSDNQLAHVSRQKVERDLQSVVEVLDNQGYDVILLMSTSSINNMTARNTILLEPLRIIPPLVASIVDGHQVGVIVPVEELLDAQTKKWQVLQTPPVFSLANPIHGSEQQLIDAGKALLEQGADVIMLDCLGFNQRHRDLLQKALDVPVLLSNVLIARLASELLV, encoded by the coding sequence ATGAGTGCGTCGTTGGCTATTCTCACTATTGGTGTTGTGCCAATGAGTGAAGTCTTACCTCTCTTAACCGAGTATATCGACGAGCAACATATCTCTCACCATAGCCTGCTGGGCAAAATGTCTCGTGAGGATGTGATGGCGGATTATGCTGTGGCGCCAGGTGATGAACCCCTGCTGACGTTGCTCAGTGATAATCAACTTGCTCATGTATCCCGCCAGAAAGTGGAACGGGATCTGCAAAGTGTGGTTGAAGTGCTGGATAACCAGGGTTACGACGTGATCCTGTTAATGAGCACCTCGTCGATCAACAACATGACGGCCCGTAATACGATTTTGCTTGAACCATTGCGCATTATCCCTCCGCTGGTGGCGTCGATTGTCGATGGGCATCAGGTTGGGGTGATTGTTCCGGTTGAGGAGTTACTGGATGCCCAGACCAAAAAATGGCAGGTATTACAAACGCCGCCGGTCTTTTCGCTGGCTAACCCAATCCACGGTTCTGAACAGCAATTGATTGATGCGGGGAAGGCGTTGCTGGAACAAGGCGCTGATGTGATCATGCTGGATTGCCTGGGTTTTAACCAGCGTCATCGTGATTTACTGCAAAAAGCGCTGGATGTTCCGGTTTTACTTTCTAATGTGTTGATTGCGCGACTGGCGTCGGAATTACTTGTTTAA
- a CDS encoding YaiA family protein codes for MPNNPLYPRKAWIVTLEKGTPGQTVLRYQLRADYPKPDSLISEHASEEDALDAKKRYEDPDKT; via the coding sequence ATGCCGAACAATCCCCTCTATCCGCGAAAAGCCTGGATTGTCACCCTTGAAAAAGGGACGCCAGGCCAGACGGTGCTCCGCTACCAGCTTCGGGCCGATTATCCCAAACCAGACTCTTTGATCAGCGAGCACGCCAGCGAAGAAGACGCACTGGATGCCAAAAAACGCTATGAAGACCCTGATAAAACCTGA
- the aroL gene encoding shikimate kinase AroL: protein MTQPLFLVGPRGCGKTTTGMTLAQATDYQFVDTDQWLQSHVQMTVAEMVEREGWDGFRARETTALEAVTAPSTVVATGGGIILTEYNRHYMRNNGIVFYLCAPVSVLVDRLEAAPEEGLRPTLTGKPLSEEVRDVLEQRDALYREAAHYIVDATKHPDQVVGEILAALSQAQLRQQGGVYT from the coding sequence ATGACGCAACCTCTTTTTCTTGTTGGCCCACGGGGCTGTGGTAAAACAACAACCGGTATGACGCTTGCTCAGGCGACCGATTACCAGTTTGTTGATACCGACCAGTGGTTGCAATCGCACGTGCAAATGACTGTGGCAGAAATGGTCGAGAGAGAAGGGTGGGACGGCTTTCGCGCTAGGGAAACGACTGCGCTTGAGGCGGTCACCGCACCGTCAACGGTGGTGGCTACCGGTGGCGGGATTATTCTTACGGAATACAACCGTCATTACATGCGTAATAACGGCATTGTTTTCTACTTATGCGCACCGGTGTCGGTATTGGTTGATCGCCTGGAAGCGGCGCCGGAAGAGGGACTGCGTCCTACCTTAACGGGCAAACCGTTGAGCGAAGAGGTGCGGGACGTGCTTGAACAACGCGACGCGCTGTACCGTGAAGCGGCGCATTACATTGTTGATGCGACTAAACATCCGGACCAGGTGGTGGGTGAAATTCTCGCGGCACTGTCGCAAGCGCAACTACGTCAGCAGGGCGGCGTCTATACTTAA
- a CDS encoding YaiI/YqxD family protein, translating to MTIWVDADACPNVIKEILYRASERMQMPLILVANQSLRVPPSRLIRTLRVPAGFDVADNEIVRQCEPGDLVITADIPLASEVLEKGAAALNPRGERYSEATIRERLTMRDFMDTLRASGIQTGGPDSLSPRDRQHFAAELDKWWLEVQRRAR from the coding sequence ATGACAATATGGGTGGATGCTGACGCGTGTCCGAATGTAATCAAAGAAATTTTATACCGTGCCTCTGAGCGGATGCAGATGCCGTTGATTCTGGTCGCCAACCAGAGTTTACGTGTCCCGCCATCACGACTTATCCGCACATTGCGCGTACCTGCCGGCTTCGATGTGGCGGATAATGAGATCGTACGCCAGTGTGAACCCGGCGATCTGGTTATCACAGCAGACATTCCGTTGGCTTCCGAAGTCCTGGAAAAAGGGGCTGCGGCGTTAAACCCGCGCGGAGAACGGTATAGCGAAGCAACCATCCGTGAACGTCTGACGATGCGTGATTTTATGGACACCTTACGTGCCAGTGGGATCCAGACCGGCGGCCCGGATAGTCTTTCTCCACGCGATCGCCAACACTTCGCCGCTGAACTGGATAAGTGGTGGCTGGAAGTCCAGCGCAGGGCACGGTAG
- the proC gene encoding pyrroline-5-carboxylate reductase: MEKKIGFIGCGNMGKAILGGLIASGQVLPGQIWVYTPSPDKVAALHEQYGINPAQTAQEVAQVADIVFGAVKPGIMIKVLSEITSSLSKDSLVVSIAAGVTLDQLARALGHDRKIIRAMPNTPSLVNAGMTSVTPNALVTPEDTADVLNIFRCFGAAEVIAEPMIHPVVGVSGSSPAYVFMFIEAMADAAVLGGMPRAQAYKFAAQAVMGSAKMVLETGKHPGELKDMVCSPGGTTIEAVRILEERGFRAAVIEAMTKCMEKSESLSKS; encoded by the coding sequence ATGGAGAAGAAAATCGGTTTTATCGGTTGTGGCAACATGGGAAAAGCGATTCTTGGCGGCCTGATTGCGAGCGGCCAGGTTCTCCCGGGGCAAATCTGGGTATATACCCCATCCCCCGACAAAGTTGCCGCCCTGCATGAGCAGTACGGCATTAACCCGGCGCAGACCGCGCAAGAAGTGGCGCAGGTTGCAGATATCGTCTTTGGCGCCGTAAAACCCGGCATTATGATTAAAGTGCTGAGTGAAATCACCTCCAGCCTGAGCAAAGACTCGCTGGTCGTCTCGATTGCAGCGGGGGTCACCCTCGACCAGCTCGCCCGGGCGCTGGGACACGATCGTAAAATTATTCGCGCGATGCCAAACACGCCTTCGCTGGTGAATGCCGGTATGACCTCCGTGACGCCGAATGCCCTGGTCACCCCGGAAGACACCGCCGATGTGCTGAATATTTTCCGTTGCTTTGGCGCAGCAGAAGTCATTGCAGAACCCATGATCCACCCAGTCGTCGGCGTCAGCGGGTCTTCGCCAGCCTATGTCTTTATGTTTATTGAAGCGATGGCGGATGCCGCTGTACTGGGAGGGATGCCGCGCGCTCAGGCGTATAAATTCGCGGCGCAGGCCGTCATGGGATCGGCGAAAATGGTTCTGGAAACCGGTAAACATCCTGGTGAGTTGAAAGACATGGTGTGTTCACCGGGAGGCACCACCATTGAAGCGGTTCGGATCCTCGAAGAGCGTGGCTTTCGTGCCGCCGTTATCGAAGCCATGACGAAGTGTATGGAAAAGTCGGAGAGTCTCAGTAAATCCTGA
- the adrA gene encoding diguanylate cyclase AdrA, which translates to MFPKIMNDESFYKKTVAPGGEPAIPPPNDHQRSGLRFARRVRLPRAVGLGWMFFPISAALVDQSVAGGWWLFLVGWAFVWPHLAWQLASKAIDPLSREIYNLKADAILAGVWVGVMGVNILPSTALLMMMCMNLMGAGGVRLFVAGIVLMLVSSLVTLQLTGITVAFGSAQLEWWLCLPVIVMYPLLFAWVSYQTATKLAEHKRRLQVMSTRDGMTGVYNRRHWEILLRNEFDNCRRYNRDATLLIIDIDHFKSINDTWGHDVGDEAIVALTRQLQMTLRGSDVIGRFGGDEFAVIMCGTPAENAIAAMSRVHEKLGSLRLPCAPQVTLRISVGIAPLTSQLGHYREWLKSADIALYKAKNAGRNRTEVAA; encoded by the coding sequence ATGTTCCCAAAAATTATGAATGATGAAAGCTTTTACAAAAAAACGGTAGCGCCGGGGGGAGAGCCCGCCATACCGCCTCCCAATGACCACCAGCGTTCCGGGTTGCGCTTCGCCCGGCGTGTCAGGCTGCCGCGAGCAGTAGGACTGGGATGGATGTTCTTCCCCATTTCTGCCGCTCTGGTTGATCAGTCTGTCGCGGGAGGATGGTGGCTATTTTTGGTGGGGTGGGCTTTTGTCTGGCCGCATCTGGCATGGCAGCTGGCGAGCAAAGCCATCGATCCTTTAAGCCGGGAAATATACAACTTAAAAGCCGACGCGATTCTTGCGGGGGTTTGGGTTGGCGTGATGGGCGTCAATATCCTCCCCTCGACGGCATTACTGATGATGATGTGTATGAATCTGATGGGGGCCGGCGGTGTGCGGCTGTTCGTCGCCGGGATCGTATTGATGCTTGTTTCTAGCCTGGTGACATTACAACTCACCGGTATCACTGTGGCTTTTGGCAGCGCGCAGCTGGAATGGTGGCTCTGCCTGCCTGTGATTGTGATGTACCCGTTGTTGTTTGCCTGGGTCAGTTACCAGACGGCGACGAAACTGGCGGAGCATAAGCGCCGGTTGCAGGTGATGAGTACACGGGATGGCATGACGGGCGTCTATAATCGGCGTCATTGGGAGATTTTATTACGCAACGAATTCGATAATTGTCGCCGCTATAACCGTGACGCCACGTTGCTGATCATCGATATCGACCACTTTAAGAGCATCAATGACACCTGGGGCCACGATGTCGGCGATGAAGCGATTGTTGCCCTGACGCGACAACTGCAGATGACCCTGCGCGGCAGCGATGTTATTGGTCGCTTCGGCGGAGATGAATTTGCGGTCATCATGTGCGGAACCCCTGCGGAAAACGCCATTGCCGCGATGTCGCGGGTACACGAAAAGTTAGGCTCATTGCGTTTGCCATGCGCGCCGCAGGTCACGTTACGTATTAGCGTGGGGATTGCGCCATTGACCTCACAACTTGGGCACTATCGGGAGTGGTTGAAATCCGCGGACATTGCGCTTTACAAAGCAAAGAACGCCGGACGTAACCGCACCGAAGTGGCGGCCTGA
- the psiF gene encoding phosphate starvation-inducible protein PsiF, whose product MKITLLVALLFGLVFLTTVGAAEKTLTPQQQRMTTCNQQATAEALKGDARKTYMSDCLKNSTSAPGEKSLTPQQQKMRECNVQATEQSLKGDDRNKFMSACLKKSA is encoded by the coding sequence ATGAAAATAACATTACTGGTTGCCCTGCTTTTTGGTTTGGTGTTTTTAACGACCGTCGGTGCTGCCGAGAAAACCTTAACGCCGCAACAACAGCGTATGACGACCTGCAATCAGCAGGCGACAGCCGAAGCGCTGAAAGGGGACGCCCGCAAGACCTATATGAGCGATTGCCTGAAGAACAGCACGTCTGCGCCAGGCGAGAAAAGTCTGACTCCCCAGCAGCAGAAAATGCGTGAGTGCAATGTCCAGGCGACAGAACAATCTCTGAAAGGCGACGATCGCAATAAGTTTATGAGTGCCTGCCTGAAAAAATCCGCGTAG
- the phoA gene encoding alkaline phosphatase → MKQSAIAIALVSLFFIPATYAGSSSVAVLENRAAQGDITTPGGARRLVADQTSALRDSLSNKPAKNIILLIGDGMGDSEITAARNYAEGAGGFFKGIDALPLTGQYTHYALDKKTGKPDYVTDSAASATAWTTGVKTYNGALGVDIHEKDHTTLLEMAKAAGLATGNVSTAELQDATPAALVAHVTSRKCYGPVVTSEKCPTNALEKGGKGSITEQLLNARADVTLGGGAKTFTETATAGEWQGKTLREQAQVRGYQLVSDAATLAAVSEANQDKPLLGLFSDGNMPVRWEGPKASYHGNIDKPAVTCTPNVKRNDTVPTLAQMTDKAIELLSKNEKGFFLQVEGASIDKQDHAANPCGQIGETVDLDEAVQRALEFAKKDGNTLVVVTADHAHASQIVAPDTKAPGLTQALNTKDGAVMVLSYGNSEEESQEHTGSQLRIAAYGPHAANVVGLTDQTDLFYTMKAALGLK, encoded by the coding sequence GTGAAACAAAGCGCTATTGCTATTGCCCTGGTCTCTCTGTTTTTTATCCCCGCGACGTATGCCGGGTCTTCATCCGTGGCCGTGTTGGAGAATCGTGCGGCGCAGGGGGATATTACGACCCCGGGCGGGGCTCGCCGTTTAGTGGCCGATCAAACCTCCGCTCTGCGCGACTCACTGAGTAATAAACCCGCTAAAAATATCATTCTGCTGATTGGCGATGGTATGGGGGACTCGGAAATAACCGCCGCGCGAAATTATGCTGAAGGGGCGGGTGGTTTTTTTAAAGGCATTGATGCGTTACCTCTGACGGGGCAGTACACCCATTATGCGTTGGATAAAAAAACCGGCAAACCCGATTATGTGACGGACTCTGCGGCCTCCGCCACGGCCTGGACGACAGGCGTAAAAACCTATAACGGCGCGCTGGGCGTCGATATCCACGAAAAAGATCACACCACCCTTCTGGAAATGGCAAAAGCGGCGGGACTGGCAACGGGGAATGTCTCCACGGCAGAATTACAGGATGCGACGCCAGCGGCGCTGGTAGCGCATGTGACCTCCCGTAAATGCTACGGCCCTGTCGTCACCAGCGAAAAATGCCCGACAAATGCCCTGGAAAAGGGCGGCAAAGGCTCCATCACTGAACAATTACTGAATGCACGCGCGGACGTCACGCTTGGCGGCGGCGCAAAAACGTTTACTGAAACGGCGACGGCAGGCGAATGGCAGGGAAAAACGCTGCGTGAACAGGCGCAGGTTCGCGGCTATCAGTTAGTCAGCGATGCCGCGACGCTGGCTGCTGTTAGCGAAGCCAACCAGGACAAACCGCTGCTGGGATTATTCTCCGACGGCAACATGCCCGTGCGCTGGGAAGGGCCGAAAGCGTCATACCATGGCAATATTGATAAACCAGCAGTGACCTGTACGCCAAATGTGAAGCGTAACGACACCGTGCCAACACTGGCGCAGATGACAGACAAAGCGATCGAACTGCTGAGTAAAAATGAGAAGGGGTTCTTCCTGCAGGTGGAAGGGGCATCCATCGACAAACAGGATCATGCGGCTAACCCGTGCGGACAGATTGGCGAGACGGTCGATCTGGATGAAGCCGTGCAGCGCGCGCTGGAATTTGCGAAGAAGGATGGCAACACGCTGGTGGTGGTGACTGCCGATCATGCTCACGCCAGTCAGATTGTTGCGCCGGACACCAAAGCGCCGGGCCTGACGCAGGCGCTGAACACCAAAGACGGCGCGGTGATGGTGTTGAGCTACGGAAACTCTGAAGAAGAATCTCAGGAACATACCGGAAGCCAGCTGCGTATTGCCGCCTACGGCCCGCACGCAGCCAATGTGGTGGGGCTGACGGACCAAACCGATCTGTTTTACACCATGAAAGCGGCCCTGGGCCTGAAGTAA
- the iraP gene encoding anti-adapter protein IraP, whose translation MKNLISELLLKLAQKEEESKELVAQVEALEIIVTAMLRNMAQAEQQTLIHQIEGALEGVKPDASVPDNDTELLRQYVKKLLRHPRS comes from the coding sequence ATGAAAAACCTCATTTCAGAGTTGTTGCTTAAACTCGCCCAAAAAGAAGAAGAGTCGAAAGAGCTGGTGGCTCAGGTAGAAGCGTTAGAGATTATTGTCACCGCAATGCTGCGTAATATGGCGCAGGCTGAGCAGCAAACGTTGATTCATCAGATAGAGGGCGCACTCGAAGGCGTAAAGCCGGATGCCAGCGTTCCGGATAACGATACGGAATTGCTGCGCCAGTATGTAAAAAAGTTATTGAGGCATCCTCGTAGCTGA